A window of Macrotis lagotis isolate mMagLag1 chromosome 1, bilby.v1.9.chrom.fasta, whole genome shotgun sequence genomic DNA:
ACcgacctccctccctccccaaagtCTCAGCTTAGCATTGGAGGACCCTCTGGGAGCCAATCTCCTCTCTTGTGAAACATCAATAAATAGGCGTTGCTTAATTCGAGAGGTTACAATAAACTGGGCGCTTTCGTCACACTTGTTGGTGTGACCCCGTACGTCCCCCACACCATGCTCTGCATCCCTGACCTGCGGGACTGCACAGGCTGCCACCCCAGCCCCTCTTCTCCCCCGTTTGGAGTCCTTGGCTCCCTCTGGCGATGTCTTCCTTGACTCTTCTCTTCCATCCCGGGGGGGTATATTTTGTATCGATCTGTGTATTCGCTCCCCTCCGAGGTGTCAGCTCCTCGCTTAGCCGGTGCTCGGTCCTCAACAGGAGCCGGACCAACACTTTTGATGGAATTGGAGTTAGGAGGCAGGGGCGGGGCATGCGGTGCGCGGAGCCTGGGCTGCACCTCCGCAGCAGCCTGCGCTctgagccggggccggggcgggggccgggaCCCCGGCTGGGAGAgacgcccggcccggcccgggcccggccccgccccgccgcgcACGCGCACACCCGGCCTCCGCGCCCAGGAGCCTGCGAGGCGGCCTGCGCGGTGCTAGAGAGGCCGTTGCCCcagccgccccgcccccgccccgccgcgcACGCGCACACCCGGCCTCCGCGCCCAGGAGCCTGCGAGGCGGCCTGCGCGGTGCTAGAGAGGCCGTTGCCCcagccgccccgcccccgcccccgcccccgctgCGCACGCGCACACCTGGCCTCCGCGCCCAGGAGCCTGCGAGGCGGCCTGCGCGGTGCTAGAGAGGCCGttccccccgccccgcccccaccccgcCGCGCACGCGCACACCCGGCCTCCGCGCCCAGGAGCCTGCGAGGCGGCCTGCGCGGTGCTAGAGAGGCCGTTCGCCCCGCCCCCGCCACGTTCCCTTCGGCGCCCGCAGACGCCGAGTAGTTCCGGGTCGGCGCCGCCAAGCCGCTGTGTGTGTGGCCGCGCCGTGGGGAGGCCGAGGAGCAAGTGAGCGAggccggggcgcggggcgcggggcgggcggcgggcggcggcggcggcgggggctgAGCGCGGCCTGCTCTGTTGCAGGATGATCACGGACGTGCAGCTGGCCATCTTCGCCAACATGCTGGGCGTGTCGCTCTTCCTGCTCGTGGTCCTCTACCACTACGTGGCGGTCAACAACCCCAAGAAGCAGGAGTGAGGCGGCGCGGCCCGCGCAGGTAACGCCCTCCCCCGGCGGCCGCGGCCCGGGCCCCCCGGCCGGCCCGGCCTCACCGCCCGCTTGTGTCCCCCAGATGGCGCCGTGGCCCGCGGGGAGCGTCTCCGTGCCGGTGTCTCCCGCCTGCTCAGGGCCCAGGACGCCCCCAGCCTGAGCCCGTGAGGGCCCCCGAGGGACGCGGAGGCGCCGCCGCCAGGACCGAAGGCCGCCGAGAGCATGGGAAGCAGCCGCGCCCCCATTAAACGTCCCCTCCGCTTTTGAGCCCGAGCTGGCGTTTGTTAAGAGGCGGAGGCcacggggggcggggcgggcaggGCCGGGGCAGGGCCGGCGCCCTTCAGAGCCgacttctcttgagtcttttccAAACGACTTTATTGCTCGAGTGCCCCCCGCGTCCCGCCCGGCGCGGGCCGCTCCCCCCAACCCACCCGTATAAAAATAGACGTCTGTGCCGCGGGGGCCCGAGGGGGCATTTCCGGCCGAGGAGGCGGGCCGGGTCACACCCTGGGAGACGGAGCCCTGGGGCAGGCCCGCCCCGGGGCCCCGCCGCTGGGCCAGGCGGGGCGCCGGGCCGGGAGTGGGGCCGCGGGGGCCGAGTGGGGCCGCGGGGGCCCCGGGGGCCCCGCCGGGAGCAGCCTGCAACGGAACAGAGAGTGGCTGAGGGCGGCCCCGCCGGGCCCGGGATGGGCAGGGAGCAATCTTGGGGCGTCACAAGGAGGCTGAGGCTGGGACTGGACTTGTGCCTTTGGACCGGGGGTGACCCAGGGGTTGGGGGCAGGGAGGCCCGGCAGACAGCCAGCCGGGGCGGGGGACCCTGGTGCTTACCCTGGTGCAACAGAGCAGGGTCCTGGCTCTGGCTCAGAGCTGTCCCTGGTCCGGGGGGTGGGGGATGTGGGGCCCGAAGAGCCTCTCATCCCTCTGCCAGGCGGCGGTGAGCCCCGGCCCAACCCGGGCCTAGCCTGTATGGATAGGGGGTGGCGCTGAGGGCTAGACTCTTCCCCTGAGCTTCTCACTTCCTGGACTTGACTCTGGCATCTCCATGGAGGGAGTGTGGTACAGTAGGGGATTAACACAAAGGAACTAGGACTGACAACTCCTGGGGCCTGCCCCTAGCTGGGACAGGTAAAATAGGATTGGGGCAAAGGATTTTAATTTAGTGGGGATTATGCCTTCCAGGGGCTTACCCAGGGTGGGGATAGCAAAAGGGTCCGTGTGCTCCATAGTCTTTCGAGCTTCTGTGCCCTTCCATGGCAAGGGACTGGATGAGCAGAGAAAGCTCTCCGTGGGGAAATGACGGGGTATATGGAAACCTCCCTCAAGAGTTCCTCTACTCCTCAGCCCCTGCCAGGGGAATTTATCCTTAGTTCCCCCAATCATGTCTTGCCTATACCCACTTCTTCTGCCAACCCAAAGGGGTTCAACACTAGCCTGGGGGCCTTGTCTGAACCCTGGGGTGGTGGCATGGCTGCTCCTTAGAGCAGCAGCCAGAGGTGTTACCTGGGGAATCCGGGACCCCTCCTGGCAGAAACTCTCCTCGGGCAGTTCTgggcagaaagagaagagaggctgAAGGCAAGGACGAGAGAATCCAAGGCTAGGAAGCTGGGGTTGGAGTGTTAATGGCAGAAAGCTTAAGACTTTGGAAACTGGAATTGCGGTTTGGGGAATTGTTGCTAAGGCTGAGGGATAAATCGTGATCTTATTATGGGAAATGCCCCAGGTAAGTTCCCCACTTTGGCAACCCACCAGCGTTGGATATTCTCCCTCCCACTATCAGAGTGGTCTGCTGGATTTAGACTGTTAAGGCAACTGTGCAGAGAACAAGGATGAGCTACAAAGAGTTACCTGCAGTCGAGCCCTGATGCAGGGGGTGCGAGACCCACTCCCCAGCAGCCCCTTCCCGATAACCATGACAGTCTCTGGTTTATCCCCTGCAGACAGAAGTGAGCAGCTACTCCCTAGGGATTAAGAGAAAATTATCACTGGAATGGGACCCTACTCAAGGTACAGCAGCCAAAGGATGATGTTGAATTCATGTCTTGGGATGGCATGGAGTCCTAATCAGGTCATAATCAGATTTTGGCTACAAAATAACTGTTTAGAGCAGTTGCCCAATCTTGAGTGCCACCTAGGTATTACAGGACCtctagttatttttttaagtcacaCTTTCTGCGATAAAGTCAAAATCCAAGACTAGAGAGGATATCAGAGCTGACAACTATGATGAAAACCACTAAGATAAGAAATCTCATGGCAGTGGTAGGGGCTGAAGATGCTCTGGCACACAGAACTCgaaaagaaagaagatacttGTTCCAGACAGAGTAGCCATGAAAAGGTGCCTGCAACAGGTTGTCCTTAGGTTTCCAGTGTCCTACCATGAGAACCTGATTTTGCAAGTCAGGAACTTCAAGCAGATATCCTTAGACAATTAGGAAAAAAGTCCCTTAGGGTTCTGTGTGAGTAGGCACAATTTAaggtctgtttttttaaaatataaaatcccaaTTTCTTTTGAAGGAGATAAACGTTTTAGGTAAGACATTAGGATAATCCAGGTTTGTGATTGAGGGTACAACTGAGCTAAATAAGAAGCTATAGTGTACCAATAAGGAAGCCAGGCTAAGTGGCACCAGCGATAAAAGATAACTTGTCTAGAACACACAGCAGTGGCATTAGGTACCAACCCGCTATACCAAGTGAGGTAGGCAGTAAGCAGGTGCCTATGTTTCTTGAAGGGGCTGGGCCGGCACTAGGAGGAGTGGGGGGCGAGTCCAAGCTGCCTGTGGCAGGGCGATGGGTCAGTGGTTGCTGCCGCCGTCTCCCGTCCTGGCCTCTTGACTCTGAGCAGAGATTGACAAAAGTGGATAAAAGGGAGACTCAGCTGCTCCCCTCACTGGGTGATTTGTTGGGGCTTGGGCTTTGTGTATATTGGTGTCCCTCTTTCCTAGAGTAACTCAGATGGGTAGGATCTCTAACAAACATTAGAGATTCAAAGGCAAaggaaaattaactttttttttctagttaagaaaacaaaatacaatgcTAGAAACTGAACCAGGGTTTGTCTTCCATCCTGGTCCTTTCTTGGGGAGAAATAATAGTCTTGACTATTCCCAACTGTATCTTCAAGTCTATCAAGTGACCCAGTCACAGGTTATTAAATAttgacatttatcatttttatctcctCAAAAACCCTCATCCCAAAGGGTCCCTTGGACAACCACTCCCATTGAGGACCCTCCTAGAGCCTGCCATTGAGTTTCAGTTTTTTAAGATAGTGCATATTTATCAGACTGAATGTTACTTCCCATCCAATTTATAAACCCTTAGCTAACCTGGTTCCTATTTCTTTTACCTGCTTGGATTTTCCAGTCTGTAGTAACCCAGCTCTGCCCATGACCTTGTCTTTGTTTCCCTGCTATGTTGTTGCAGTCCTCTCTTTCCTCTGTCGTGGTCCCAGCATCTGTTACACACAAGGAGGGGGTCCAGGACTAGTTTCTCAACAGAAGAGGGGGATGGGATTGGCTAAAAGATGGCATAATTTTTCCCTCTGATTTCATGTGTAGTCCCAGGCTTTGCCTTTGTGGGCTTATAGGATGGAGGAAGGAGAATACTGCATAATgacattttctgattttttttaaggtttttttgcaagtcaaatggggttaagtggcacaTTTTCTGATCTTAAGTAAATGCATGATTATGattttgttataaatattatcagttGGTACTTTCCTCAGAAATGccaaacaggggcagctaggtggcagggtgtataaagcaccagccctggagtcaggagtacctgggttcaaatccggtctcagacacttaataatgatgtagctgtgtggccttgggcaagccacttaaccccatttgccttgcaaaaacctgaaaaaaaatgctaaacaGCCACAGTTGTTTAGAAATTACACATAGCAACTATAGCTGGGCCAACCTGGAATCAACCCTGATACCAGCCTTAATCTGTTGACATTGCTTGTATGGATCTGTGCTAactagttttttgttgttttttttttttttactttttgtaaggcaaatggggttaagtggcttgcccaaggccacacagctaggtcattattaagtgtctgagaccggatttgaacccaggtactcctgactccagggctggtgctttatccactatgccacctaaccactaCCCCTGTGCTAACTAGTTTTTCTAGATTGTTGTCTGTTGAGATTCTTGGGCAATAGCTGAGAGGAATGGAAGCTGTTGACACTATGGAGCTCCTTTCCACAATGTATTTGCTCTGTAGGGTTATTTGTTCCTAAGCTTCAGGGAGTGAATGTACTGAGAAATGtagta
This region includes:
- the OST4 gene encoding dolichyl-diphosphooligosaccharide--protein glycosyltransferase subunit 4, coding for MITDVQLAIFANMLGVSLFLLVVLYHYVAVNNPKKQE